From one Streptomyces sp. NBC_01478 genomic stretch:
- a CDS encoding rhomboid-like protein — MERTVTADTQASAAPLAGEDSSLLDALPRQREVPATGGELSFPGPGPAAVSVSASTPAVPAESRIVTVFRRLHPWRLLPTPTGTPFTFAYALLLVITSLIAQYAGPTLVSELHQASSTDVTHLVRDPFLVLIASALWIVGGMVSPYALLFLLVLTALERRIGGARTAAVFLSGHILATLATEGTVGIGVLVGHLPDSSLHRLDYGISFGVATSIGALGGLLRPWLGLPLIALFGWSLVSDLIAFTDPMTNWGHLISLTIGIASWPLIRRWQRAAGLARAARTEAARFEVARVEVGRV, encoded by the coding sequence GTGGAACGGACCGTGACGGCCGACACCCAGGCCTCCGCCGCGCCCCTGGCCGGGGAGGACTCCTCGCTGCTGGACGCGTTGCCGAGACAGCGGGAAGTCCCGGCGACGGGTGGGGAGTTGAGCTTCCCCGGTCCCGGCCCGGCGGCGGTGTCCGTCTCGGCGTCGACTCCCGCAGTACCCGCAGAGTCACGGATCGTCACCGTGTTCCGCCGCCTCCACCCCTGGCGCCTGCTGCCCACACCCACCGGCACACCGTTCACTTTTGCTTACGCGCTGCTGCTCGTCATCACGTCCCTCATCGCGCAGTACGCCGGTCCCACGCTGGTGAGCGAACTCCACCAGGCGTCCAGCACCGATGTCACCCACCTGGTCCGCGACCCGTTCCTCGTGCTGATCGCGAGCGCGTTGTGGATCGTGGGCGGGATGGTGTCGCCGTACGCGCTGCTCTTCCTGCTGGTCCTGACCGCGCTGGAACGCCGGATCGGCGGTGCACGGACCGCCGCCGTGTTCCTCTCCGGGCACATCCTGGCCACGCTCGCGACCGAAGGGACCGTAGGGATCGGGGTGTTGGTGGGCCACCTCCCCGACAGCTCGCTCCACCGCCTCGACTACGGCATCAGCTTCGGCGTCGCCACGAGCATAGGAGCGCTGGGCGGCCTGCTGCGGCCGTGGCTGGGCCTGCCGTTGATCGCCCTGTTCGGCTGGTCGCTGGTCTCCGACCTGATCGCGTTCACCGACCCCATGACGAACTGGGGCCATCTGATCTCGCTGACGATAGGCATCGCGAGCTGGCCGCTGATACGGCGGTGGCAGCGGGCCGCGGGGCTGGCTCGGGCGGCTCGGACGGAGGCCGCCCGGTTCGAGGTGGCCCGGGTTGAGGTCGGCCGGGTCTGA